A region from the Spirochaetae bacterium HGW-Spirochaetae-1 genome encodes:
- a CDS encoding long-chain fatty acid--CoA ligase, whose product MTTERLPLVNSYIEYWAGKTPGAVAMIQHEDGRSFTYKKFASLIDFFALRLLDMGIRKGDTVATLLVLLPEHMMLMYACFKIGAIIAPLDARLKDDEVVREIDKIQAKAFFFLGNTPVRDFRTAGQAVKKSCPCVKHFIQFTPDPQPGDIMEGAVSITGMMEKKRLIWLKVKDMVTGGLKKAYSRIDTRTPALIIFTTGTTGEPKPALICHENIIVQNQILQRGSAMKKGSVLINLPPSHVGCVTELFMTAMFVGATAVMLRIFDVALSLEAIEKHHVTAIGMIPTQYRMMWARPDYDKYDLSSLELAACAGSAVDVAFLKRLAAMAPAIGTGIGMTENAGFATFTPPGIGPEEMAGQVGQSFPDLAEVTIRKPMNHDGTAGEQLPDGEVGEICYHPPIVFLGYYNQPEATAKTISREGILYTGDIGYFKDMGSYRALYLSGRQKFMIKQKGYKVFPDEIEDHIVKMEKVDAAEVVGMKHEMFDDGVFAFVRVKKDCDLTAEEVMEHCKGIASYKRPQHVEIWQNEKEFPLTRTAKVDKLTLQKIAGEIIERLRAQGGWDAG is encoded by the coding sequence ATGACAACAGAACGGCTGCCTCTGGTTAATTCCTATATTGAATACTGGGCGGGGAAAACGCCCGGTGCCGTGGCGATGATTCAGCATGAAGACGGCAGATCTTTTACCTACAAAAAGTTCGCCTCTCTTATAGATTTTTTTGCGCTGCGGCTTCTTGATATGGGCATACGGAAGGGTGATACTGTCGCGACCCTGCTTGTGCTGCTGCCGGAGCATATGATGCTCATGTACGCCTGTTTTAAAATAGGCGCGATTATCGCACCGTTGGACGCTCGTTTGAAGGATGATGAGGTGGTGCGCGAGATCGATAAGATACAGGCAAAAGCATTTTTTTTCCTTGGCAATACCCCTGTGCGTGATTTCCGCACGGCCGGGCAGGCGGTAAAAAAAAGCTGCCCCTGCGTGAAGCATTTCATTCAGTTTACTCCCGATCCTCAACCGGGAGATATCATGGAAGGCGCCGTGAGTATCACCGGCATGATGGAAAAAAAGAGGCTCATATGGCTGAAAGTGAAGGATATGGTAACCGGCGGTCTTAAAAAGGCCTATTCGCGGATTGATACAAGGACTCCCGCCCTGATCATATTCACGACCGGAACCACGGGTGAACCGAAACCCGCCCTCATATGCCACGAAAACATTATTGTCCAGAACCAGATTCTGCAGCGCGGTTCCGCGATGAAGAAGGGTTCGGTGCTCATCAACCTTCCTCCAAGCCACGTGGGCTGCGTGACCGAGCTTTTTATGACGGCCATGTTCGTGGGTGCAACAGCCGTCATGCTCCGCATTTTTGACGTGGCACTCAGCCTTGAGGCGATAGAAAAGCACCATGTCACGGCAATTGGGATGATCCCGACGCAGTACCGCATGATGTGGGCCCGCCCTGATTATGATAAATACGATCTTTCCAGTCTTGAACTGGCGGCCTGTGCCGGTTCAGCGGTTGATGTGGCATTCCTTAAAAGGCTTGCAGCCATGGCGCCGGCCATCGGAACGGGGATCGGTATGACTGAGAATGCCGGCTTTGCGACCTTTACTCCGCCGGGAATCGGACCTGAAGAAATGGCCGGACAGGTGGGACAGTCCTTTCCTGATCTGGCTGAAGTGACAATCCGCAAACCCATGAATCATGACGGTACGGCCGGGGAGCAGCTTCCGGACGGGGAGGTGGGAGAGATATGTTATCATCCGCCCATCGTGTTTCTCGGATATTATAACCAGCCCGAGGCCACGGCAAAAACCATATCCCGGGAGGGAATTCTCTATACCGGTGACATCGGCTATTTCAAAGACATGGGCAGTTACCGGGCCCTGTATCTGTCGGGACGGCAGAAGTTTATGATCAAGCAGAAAGGGTATAAAGTATTCCCTGATGAAATTGAAGATCATATCGTGAAAATGGAAAAGGTCGATGCGGCGGAAGTTGTCGGCATGAAGCATGAGATGTTCGATGACGGGGTCTTCGCCTTTGTGAGGGTGAAAAAAGACTGCGATCTTACGGCTGAAGAAGTGATGGAACACTGTAAAGGCATAGCATCGTACAAACGGCCGCAGCACGTGGAAATATGGCAGAATGAAAAGGAATTTCCATTGACCAGGACCGCCAAGGTTGATAAACTGACTCTTCAGAAAATTGCCGGAGAGATTATCGAAAGGCTTCGTGCGCAGGGCGGCTGGGATGCCGGTTGA
- a CDS encoding fatty-acid--CoA ligase, with protein MDNELLLRNFLLRTARFYPGKEIVSVYPDQVFRYSYADYFKRTCQLAHALKALGIEKGDRVASFSLNNHRHLELYFGVPCYGAVLHTVNIRLPREHLIYIINHAEDQVLFIDEDLLFLIEPIKDELTTIRHFVVLSQSGKKPETTLSPIHLYDELISQYPESYEFPDSLNERDPAVICYTSATTGKPKGVVYSHRNIVMHTYGIVATLSVMESDTALHIVPMFHVNGWGAPFGALAMGCKQVLPGRDILNMQKLCHIIAEEKITFTGGVPTIWMMLYDYLEKDGWYDFSSLKTIFSGGAACPLSLMKGLNEKYGFPIRQAYGMTETSPMALVSATKSYMSDWPMEKIYDIRSSAGMPALGVEMKIVTDQGNEVRMDGREWGEIYLRGPWIAREYFKDPENTDNSFIDGWLHTGDIATMDEEGYVKLVDRKKDLIKSGGEWISSVDIENSLMTCPKIMEAAVIGIPDAKWQERPLACIALYPGETITMNEIKEYLKDKITPWWIPEQFISMNQIPKTSVGKFNKRELRQLFSEGRIVPVSDNSGQRG; from the coding sequence ATGGATAATGAACTGTTACTCAGGAACTTTCTTCTACGGACAGCCAGGTTCTATCCCGGAAAAGAAATAGTATCTGTATATCCCGATCAGGTATTTCGATACAGCTATGCCGATTACTTTAAGCGAACCTGTCAACTGGCCCATGCCCTCAAGGCACTGGGCATAGAAAAAGGCGACCGTGTGGCCAGCTTTTCCCTCAACAACCACCGCCACCTGGAACTTTATTTCGGCGTTCCCTGCTACGGCGCCGTACTGCATACCGTCAATATCCGTCTTCCCAGGGAACACCTGATCTATATCATCAACCATGCCGAAGACCAGGTCCTCTTCATCGATGAAGACCTTCTCTTCCTCATCGAACCCATAAAGGACGAACTGACAACAATCAGGCATTTCGTGGTGCTTTCCCAGAGCGGAAAAAAACCTGAAACGACACTGTCACCGATTCACCTCTACGATGAGTTAATATCCCAATACCCCGAAAGCTACGAATTCCCCGACAGTCTCAACGAGAGGGACCCGGCCGTAATCTGTTATACCTCCGCCACTACGGGAAAGCCCAAAGGCGTGGTCTATTCCCATCGCAATATTGTCATGCACACCTATGGCATAGTGGCAACTCTGAGCGTCATGGAGTCCGATACTGCGCTGCACATCGTACCCATGTTCCATGTCAACGGGTGGGGAGCTCCCTTCGGGGCCCTGGCCATGGGTTGCAAGCAGGTTCTTCCCGGCAGGGATATCCTCAATATGCAGAAACTCTGCCATATCATCGCCGAGGAGAAAATAACCTTCACGGGCGGTGTTCCCACAATATGGATGATGCTCTATGATTATCTTGAAAAAGACGGATGGTATGACTTTTCAAGTCTCAAGACCATATTCTCCGGTGGGGCGGCATGCCCTCTTTCTCTCATGAAGGGGCTCAATGAAAAATACGGATTTCCCATCCGCCAGGCCTACGGCATGACCGAAACATCACCAATGGCCCTGGTATCTGCTACAAAGAGCTATATGAGCGACTGGCCTATGGAAAAGATTTACGATATCAGGAGCAGCGCCGGTATGCCTGCCCTGGGCGTGGAAATGAAAATTGTCACTGATCAGGGCAATGAAGTCAGGATGGACGGCAGGGAATGGGGCGAAATTTATCTCAGGGGGCCCTGGATAGCCAGGGAATATTTCAAGGACCCGGAAAACACGGATAATTCATTCATCGATGGCTGGCTGCATACCGGTGATATCGCAACTATGGACGAAGAGGGATATGTTAAACTTGTAGACCGGAAAAAAGATCTCATCAAAAGCGGCGGTGAGTGGATTTCATCGGTAGACATAGAGAATAGCCTTATGACCTGCCCCAAGATAATGGAAGCAGCGGTAATCGGTATCCCCGATGCCAAGTGGCAGGAACGGCCGCTGGCATGCATCGCTTTATACCCCGGAGAAACCATCACTATGAATGAGATAAAAGAATATCTCAAAGATAAGATCACACCGTGGTGGATACCTGAACAGTTTATCTCGATGAACCAGATTCCTAAAACCAGTGTTGGAAAATTTAACAAGCGTGAACTGAGGCAGCTCTTTTCTGAAGGCAGAATCGTCCCTGTTTCAGATAACTCCGGACAGCGGGGATAA
- a CDS encoding nucleotidyl transferase — MKAFLLAAGFGERLRPLTERVPKSLVPVAGIPVICYALAMLKEAGISDIMCNVHYRHEDVMDFFAGNDSFGMNVSFSIEDSILGTGGGLKKCQSWFGEDDFIIINSDIICDLELSRVITAHHEGHHPGTIVLYPWKNDGPAPVAVQGDRVVDFKKALGSPVEPAWDYMGIALLSPMIFPYLSFEFSSVVYTGYTSLVTHHSLGYTGTPESLAAADKLLLSERKDLPEKVRQVLGTVK; from the coding sequence ATGAAGGCCTTTTTGCTTGCGGCCGGTTTCGGTGAGCGGCTCCGTCCCCTTACGGAGCGTGTCCCCAAGTCCCTGGTGCCCGTGGCGGGCATTCCCGTGATCTGTTACGCCCTGGCCATGCTGAAAGAAGCGGGAATCAGTGATATCATGTGCAATGTGCATTATCGTCATGAGGATGTCATGGATTTTTTTGCCGGGAACGACTCCTTTGGCATGAATGTCTCTTTCTCAATCGAGGATAGTATCCTGGGAACGGGCGGCGGACTTAAAAAGTGCCAATCCTGGTTCGGCGAGGATGATTTTATCATCATCAACAGCGACATCATCTGCGACCTGGAGCTTTCCCGGGTCATCACGGCTCACCATGAAGGCCATCACCCCGGGACAATCGTCCTCTATCCCTGGAAGAACGATGGGCCCGCGCCCGTGGCCGTACAGGGCGACCGTGTCGTGGACTTCAAGAAGGCCCTGGGTTCACCGGTTGAGCCGGCCTGGGACTATATGGGGATAGCCCTGCTGTCGCCGATGATCTTCCCCTATCTTTCATTTGAATTTTCCAGCGTGGTGTACACGGGCTACACCTCTCTGGTGACACATCATTCCCTTGGCTACACTGGCACGCCGGAAAGTCTTGCCGCGGCGGATAAACTTCTTCTCTCGGAGAGAAAAGACCTGCCCGAAAAGGTGCGGCAGGTCCTGGGGACGGTGAAGTGA
- a CDS encoding aminoglycoside phosphotransferase, with the protein MSYAINENDDELYGRIMKGAGEKTRLAGDASTRIYYRVNAENKNFILCHDHLFSEYPGTEYPFLTTQRLLDEAGIPVPAILACDKTKGLLVLQDLGDDLLEYHIRDKNISTVIPIYRLCIDLLVGLQGIRGNGETPFTLAFDRAKLMYEFNFFIENTLECYFRCGLSPEMKAGLTAAFEDIAALLDRPEHFVLNHRDFHARNIMVHRGGLYLIDFQDARLGLPQYDLVSLLCDPYVRIPGHAAAVLKEYYFSRAVEKGITAMGREEFDYFYDLMAFQRLVKAAGSYGYLTAVKKKYEFERYIVPALESAGMIALRRPALLPSWRIIAGLTGLEAMDPGEGVRA; encoded by the coding sequence ATGAGCTACGCAATAAATGAAAATGATGATGAGCTGTACGGCCGCATCATGAAGGGTGCAGGAGAAAAAACGCGTCTTGCCGGAGATGCCTCCACCAGGATTTATTACCGGGTAAATGCCGAAAACAAAAATTTTATCCTCTGCCATGATCACCTTTTCTCCGAATACCCCGGCACGGAATATCCCTTTTTAACGACACAGCGGCTTCTCGATGAAGCGGGAATCCCCGTACCGGCCATTCTCGCCTGTGATAAGACGAAAGGACTCCTGGTACTTCAGGACCTGGGTGATGACCTGCTGGAGTATCACATCAGGGATAAAAACATTAGCACGGTTATCCCCATCTACCGCCTCTGTATCGATCTTCTTGTAGGCCTGCAGGGCATCAGGGGAAACGGCGAGACTCCTTTTACCCTGGCCTTTGACAGGGCGAAACTCATGTACGAATTTAATTTTTTCATCGAAAACACCCTGGAATGCTATTTCCGCTGCGGCCTTTCCCCGGAAATGAAGGCCGGTCTGACGGCTGCCTTTGAGGATATAGCCGCATTGTTGGACCGGCCCGAACACTTTGTCCTCAATCATCGTGATTTCCACGCCCGGAATATCATGGTGCACCGCGGCGGCCTCTACCTTATAGATTTCCAGGACGCCCGCTTGGGACTTCCCCAGTATGATCTTGTTTCTCTCCTCTGCGATCCCTATGTACGGATTCCCGGCCATGCCGCCGCGGTGCTGAAGGAATACTATTTTTCCCGGGCCGTTGAAAAGGGGATCACCGCCATGGGCAGGGAAGAGTTTGACTATTTTTATGATCTCATGGCGTTTCAGCGGCTTGTCAAAGCAGCGGGAAGCTACGGGTATCTCACGGCCGTGAAAAAGAAATATGAATTCGAGCGCTATATCGTGCCCGCTCTTGAAAGCGCGGGAATGATCGCGTTGAGAAGGCCTGCACTGCTTCCGTCCTGGAGAATAATTGCGGGTCTGACCGGTCTTGAAGCCATGGATCCGGGGGAGGGAGTTAGAGCATGA